The proteins below are encoded in one region of Microbacterium pygmaeum:
- a CDS encoding FtsK/SpoIIIE domain-containing protein: protein MRLKLTLQRRDGRSTDIVVTSDTTATVADIARRIVEADPAREILAAPEDTLTLSVAPPTSAEFTMLEPGLPISDAAVGSGFVAAVVNLGGDYQPARRAGEPAAALLLVVGGPLAGREISLPRGTFTIGRAPGNDVVLDDPLISKRHARIEVSKSVELVDLNSANGIIVDGGLVQRLKVIPGQRFLLGDTELIVRIVQDFAPTDEDPVLERGGTLLFNRSPRVEPRYIGEELPEPRMPKDPVSRLFPWPMLVAPVILGIAIFTLTGQPRSLLVIGMTPLMLLGNFISQRTQLGQRQRKEVEIFERTFEELEERLFRERPTERTIRNAEAPPVAVVFEEAMRLGPMLWTRRPEHWNFLAVRMGTSVAASRTSIKNSENPDALQEYVERVERLRERYRLIDGVPVLESLQSVGVIGVAGPPRDAADALRGLCVQLFGLHSPNELVAVALTEPGWATQLEWLKWLPHTSSERSPFREMPLADSASTGAMLLSGLEELVTRRSSGSSATRLPFDSEWDPMRYGTDVRRAAEEATFPGQTAVVVIVTADAPVDRARLTQVLERGADVGVYGLFVAPVVEALPAVCRTFVDVTNGLAAARTGTVRSGVDYAETAVEGVSNELMTVLSKRLATVADSSTVIEDASDIPNSVMLLSLLGAETGADPSFAIDRWRENNTILDRSGAPLPRLKKSGSLRAIVGQGPSDAMALDLRAQGPHALVGGTTGAGKSEFLQAWVLGMAAAHSPDRVTFLFVDYKGGSAFADCVDLPHTVGLVTDLSPHLVRRALTSLRAELHHREHLFNRKKAKDLLELEKRRDPETPPALVLVIDEFAALAGDVPEFVDGVVDIAQRGRSLGIHLIMATQRPAGVIKDNLRANTNLRVALRMADESDSKDVVDSPVAAGFDPGIPGRGIAKTGPGRLVSFQSAYAGGWSSQTPPPADVTVAELRFGSTQRWELDEQSESESHHADPGPNDQKRIVATLVAAAAQARIPAPRRPWLDDLETTVDIRHLASGRGGSILLGKRDVPEQQKQEPVYFEPDRDGSMLVYGTSGSGKSTVLRTVAIAAALGRRPENVAVYGLDFGSGSLKSLEALPHVGSVISGDDVERVQRILRFLASVLDDRGRRFSAANASSVGEYRELTGRDEQRIVLLLDGLPQFRGEWESTTARMPFYQTFMRILGEGRPLGVHVVATADRSGSVPTAVSSNVSRRVILRLSDENAYALLNAPKDVLDERSAPGRAIVDGFETQIAVLGATPNVAEQTKLLGELAAFLRGNGAREVAEIGSLPTRLELGELPDRIGEFPVIGIAEDTLEPRELDPVGSFVVTGPPRSGKTNAMKALVASMLRLDPAVRLFHIGGRRSQLRELAPWTRSAITPDEAKELATELAELVADESMGVRLMIVVEDLPQFADSPAERPLKALLQAVNRSEHFLIGDADVSQVTSGFGLVGDFKAGRKGIVLKPDAFDGDAIFKVPFPKVKRSDFPEGRGIFVQAGRGVTVQLPLVDSATLEIPEPAVRA, encoded by the coding sequence ATGCGCCTCAAACTGACCCTGCAGCGCCGAGACGGCCGGAGCACCGACATCGTCGTCACGTCGGACACGACCGCGACCGTGGCCGACATCGCCCGTCGGATCGTCGAGGCCGACCCCGCTCGAGAGATCCTCGCCGCCCCCGAGGACACGCTCACCCTCTCGGTCGCGCCGCCGACGTCTGCGGAGTTCACCATGCTCGAGCCGGGGCTGCCCATCAGTGACGCCGCCGTCGGGTCGGGCTTCGTCGCGGCGGTCGTGAACCTCGGCGGCGACTATCAGCCTGCGCGGCGGGCGGGGGAGCCGGCCGCCGCGCTCCTGCTGGTCGTCGGCGGCCCGCTGGCCGGTCGCGAGATCTCCCTTCCGCGGGGCACCTTCACGATCGGCCGTGCTCCCGGCAATGACGTCGTGCTCGATGACCCGCTCATCTCCAAGCGCCACGCCAGGATCGAGGTCTCCAAGTCCGTCGAGCTCGTCGATCTGAATTCGGCCAACGGCATCATCGTGGACGGCGGGCTGGTCCAGCGACTCAAGGTGATCCCCGGGCAGCGCTTCCTCCTCGGCGACACCGAACTGATCGTCCGGATCGTCCAGGACTTCGCCCCGACCGATGAGGACCCGGTCCTCGAGCGCGGCGGCACGCTGCTGTTCAACCGGAGCCCCCGCGTCGAACCGCGCTATATCGGCGAGGAGCTCCCCGAGCCGCGCATGCCGAAGGACCCGGTCTCCCGACTGTTCCCCTGGCCGATGCTGGTCGCCCCGGTCATCCTCGGCATCGCGATCTTCACGCTGACCGGCCAGCCGCGCTCATTGCTCGTGATCGGGATGACGCCGCTGATGCTGCTCGGCAACTTCATCTCGCAGCGCACGCAGCTGGGTCAGCGGCAGCGCAAGGAGGTCGAGATCTTCGAGCGCACGTTCGAGGAGCTCGAAGAGCGACTCTTCCGCGAGCGTCCCACCGAGCGGACCATCCGCAACGCCGAAGCGCCGCCCGTCGCCGTCGTGTTCGAGGAGGCGATGCGGCTCGGACCGATGCTGTGGACGCGCCGGCCGGAGCACTGGAACTTCCTCGCCGTGCGCATGGGCACCTCCGTCGCCGCGTCGCGGACCTCCATCAAGAACTCCGAGAATCCGGACGCTCTGCAGGAATACGTCGAGCGCGTCGAGCGGCTTCGTGAGCGCTACCGCCTCATCGACGGTGTTCCCGTGCTCGAGTCGCTGCAGAGCGTCGGCGTCATCGGCGTCGCCGGTCCACCCCGGGACGCCGCGGATGCGCTGCGGGGCCTGTGCGTGCAGCTGTTCGGTCTGCACTCTCCCAACGAGCTGGTGGCCGTCGCGCTCACCGAGCCCGGATGGGCCACGCAGCTGGAGTGGCTGAAATGGCTGCCGCACACCTCCAGCGAGCGCAGCCCGTTCCGGGAGATGCCGCTGGCGGATTCGGCATCGACCGGCGCGATGCTCCTGTCCGGACTGGAGGAGCTCGTCACCCGCCGCTCCTCGGGGTCTTCCGCCACACGGCTGCCGTTCGACTCCGAGTGGGACCCGATGCGCTACGGCACCGACGTGCGACGCGCCGCGGAGGAGGCGACCTTCCCAGGGCAGACCGCCGTCGTCGTGATCGTGACCGCCGATGCGCCCGTCGACCGCGCCCGACTCACCCAGGTGCTCGAGCGGGGTGCCGACGTCGGCGTGTACGGGCTCTTCGTGGCTCCGGTGGTCGAGGCGCTCCCCGCCGTCTGCCGCACGTTCGTCGACGTGACAAACGGCCTGGCGGCAGCTCGCACCGGAACGGTCCGCAGCGGCGTCGATTACGCGGAGACCGCCGTCGAGGGCGTCTCCAACGAGCTGATGACGGTGCTCTCCAAGCGGCTGGCGACGGTCGCGGATTCCAGCACGGTGATCGAGGACGCCTCGGACATCCCGAACTCGGTGATGCTGCTCTCGCTGCTGGGCGCCGAGACCGGCGCCGACCCGTCGTTCGCGATCGATCGGTGGCGCGAGAACAACACGATCCTCGACCGGTCGGGGGCGCCCTTGCCGCGGCTCAAGAAGTCCGGCAGCCTGCGCGCCATCGTCGGACAGGGACCCAGCGACGCGATGGCCCTGGATCTTCGCGCGCAGGGTCCGCACGCACTGGTCGGCGGGACGACCGGCGCCGGCAAGTCGGAGTTCCTCCAGGCATGGGTGCTCGGGATGGCCGCGGCGCACAGCCCCGATCGCGTCACGTTCCTGTTCGTGGACTACAAGGGCGGGTCGGCGTTCGCGGACTGCGTGGATCTGCCGCACACCGTGGGGCTGGTGACCGACCTCAGCCCTCACCTCGTGCGACGGGCGCTGACGAGCCTGCGAGCCGAGCTGCATCACCGGGAGCACCTGTTCAACCGCAAGAAGGCGAAGGACCTGCTCGAGCTCGAGAAGCGGCGCGACCCGGAGACCCCGCCGGCACTGGTCCTGGTGATCGACGAATTCGCCGCCCTCGCCGGCGACGTGCCGGAGTTCGTGGACGGGGTCGTGGACATCGCCCAGCGCGGCCGATCGCTCGGCATCCACCTCATCATGGCCACCCAGCGCCCGGCGGGCGTGATCAAGGACAACCTGCGGGCCAACACGAACCTGCGCGTCGCACTTCGGATGGCCGACGAGTCCGACTCGAAGGACGTCGTCGACAGTCCTGTCGCGGCCGGCTTCGACCCCGGCATCCCGGGACGCGGCATCGCCAAGACCGGCCCCGGGCGCCTGGTGTCCTTCCAATCCGCGTACGCGGGCGGGTGGAGCAGCCAGACACCCCCTCCGGCCGATGTGACGGTGGCAGAGCTGCGGTTCGGCTCGACGCAGCGGTGGGAGCTGGACGAGCAGAGCGAGTCCGAGTCGCACCACGCTGATCCCGGACCCAACGATCAGAAGCGCATCGTGGCGACCCTCGTCGCCGCCGCCGCCCAGGCACGCATCCCCGCCCCGCGCAGGCCATGGCTGGACGACCTGGAGACGACCGTGGACATCCGCCACCTGGCATCGGGGCGCGGGGGGTCGATCCTGCTCGGCAAGCGCGACGTTCCCGAGCAGCAGAAGCAGGAGCCGGTGTACTTCGAGCCCGACCGCGACGGCTCGATGCTGGTATACGGCACCAGCGGATCGGGCAAGTCGACGGTCCTGCGCACGGTCGCGATCGCCGCGGCCCTCGGGCGACGTCCCGAGAACGTCGCCGTGTACGGCCTGGACTTCGGATCTGGGTCGCTGAAGAGCCTCGAAGCGCTGCCGCACGTCGGCTCCGTCATCTCCGGGGACGACGTCGAGCGCGTCCAGCGCATCCTGCGCTTCCTCGCGTCGGTCCTGGACGATCGGGGCAGACGGTTCAGCGCCGCCAACGCGTCGAGCGTCGGGGAGTACCGGGAGCTGACCGGGCGCGACGAACAGCGGATCGTGCTGCTGCTGGACGGTCTGCCGCAGTTCCGCGGCGAGTGGGAATCGACGACCGCGCGGATGCCGTTCTACCAGACCTTCATGCGCATTCTCGGCGAAGGCCGACCGCTCGGCGTGCACGTGGTGGCGACCGCGGACCGGTCCGGGTCGGTCCCCACCGCGGTCAGTTCGAACGTCTCGCGCCGCGTCATCCTGCGCCTGTCGGACGAGAACGCATACGCGCTGCTGAACGCGCCGAAGGACGTGCTGGACGAGCGCTCCGCCCCGGGTCGGGCGATCGTGGACGGCTTCGAGACGCAGATCGCGGTGCTCGGTGCGACGCCGAACGTGGCAGAGCAGACGAAGCTGCTGGGCGAGTTGGCGGCCTTCCTGCGCGGCAACGGCGCGCGGGAGGTTGCGGAGATCGGCTCGCTGCCGACCCGGCTGGAGCTGGGGGAGCTGCCCGACCGCATCGGCGAGTTCCCGGTGATCGGCATCGCCGAGGACACGCTGGAGCCTCGCGAGCTGGACCCGGTGGGCTCGTTCGTCGTGACCGGTCCGCCGAGGTCCGGCAAGACCAATGCGATGAAGGCGCTGGTCGCCTCGATGCTGCGCCTGGATCCTGCGGTTCGCCTGTTCCACATCGGCGGAAGGCGTTCGCAGCTGCGCGAGCTGGCGCCATGGACGCGGAGCGCGATCACCCCAGACGAGGCGAAGGAGCTCGCGACCGAGCTCGCCGAGCTCGTCGCGGACGAGAGCATGGGTGTCCGGCTGATGATCGTCGTCGAAGACCTGCCGCAGTTCGCGGACTCACCAGCCGAGCGTCCCCTCAAGGCGCTCCTGCAGGCGGTCAACCGCAGCGAGCATTTCCTGATCGGAGACGCCGATGTGAGCCAGGTGACCAGCGGATTCGGATTGGTCGGCGACTTCAAGGCGGGGCGCAAGGGCATCGTGCTCAAGCCGGATGCGTTCGACGGAGATGCGATCTTCAAGGTGCCGTTCCCGAAGGTCAAGCGATCCGATTTCCCCGAGGGTCGTGGGATCTTCGTGCAGGCCGGTCGCGGTGTGACCGTGCAGCTTCCTCTGGTCGACAGCGCGACGCTCGAGATCCCCGAGCCCGCCGTCCGGGCCTGA
- a CDS encoding WXG100 family type VII secretion target — protein MADFGASYAEMEQVASSLSQARDDIQGQLDTLKGQVDTLLGDDFKTQHASGKFGEGYGELTTGLKNAVDGINDMSESLLGMMRAIQDLDQQLAGS, from the coding sequence ATGGCTGATTTCGGAGCATCGTATGCAGAGATGGAGCAGGTGGCGTCGTCGCTGTCGCAGGCTCGTGATGACATCCAGGGTCAGCTGGACACGCTCAAGGGCCAGGTCGACACCCTGCTGGGCGATGACTTCAAGACGCAGCACGCGTCGGGCAAGTTCGGCGAGGGCTACGGCGAGCTGACCACCGGCCTGAAGAACGCCGTCGACGGCATCAACGACATGTCCGAGTCGCTCCTGGGCATGATGCGCGCAATCCAGGACCTCGACCAGCAGCTCGCAGGCAGCTGA
- a CDS encoding carbohydrate ABC transporter permease — translation MSTTLQPAGRTGDDPRPAGRAAGAPDDHSTPRRRRKLLGANPLGILFAAPYLIFVLVIFAWPIVFAVWMSFQDYFFAAPGAVVDRPFVGFDNYVAVLTDPAVWQSFGNVGIFLVINVPLTVVLSIVLASALDRVVHARTFFRVSYYVPYVSASVAVVAVWLFLFSSGGLVNNILGPLAPDPSWLVNSSLAMPTIALFVTWKGLGFYILLYLAALQNVPKELYESAAMDGGGRIRQFFSVTVPGVRSATFLVLLLATITGANLFTEPYLLTGGGGPNGASTSPVLLMYQKGIEQGNPDVASAIGVILILLVLLIAWVQRKLVGSDES, via the coding sequence ATGAGCACGACGCTCCAGCCGGCCGGACGGACGGGGGATGACCCCCGGCCGGCCGGCCGGGCGGCCGGTGCGCCGGATGACCACAGCACGCCGCGAAGGCGCCGGAAGCTCCTGGGCGCCAACCCACTCGGCATCCTGTTCGCCGCGCCGTACCTGATCTTCGTCCTGGTGATCTTCGCGTGGCCGATCGTCTTCGCGGTGTGGATGTCCTTCCAGGACTACTTCTTCGCAGCACCCGGCGCCGTCGTGGATCGACCGTTCGTCGGCTTCGACAACTACGTCGCGGTGCTCACCGATCCGGCGGTCTGGCAGTCGTTCGGCAACGTCGGGATCTTCCTCGTCATCAACGTGCCGCTGACCGTCGTGCTCTCGATCGTGCTCGCATCGGCGCTCGACCGCGTCGTGCACGCCCGCACGTTCTTCCGGGTGAGCTACTACGTCCCGTACGTGTCCGCGTCCGTCGCCGTCGTGGCCGTCTGGCTGTTCCTGTTCTCCAGCGGCGGACTTGTCAACAACATCCTGGGGCCGCTCGCGCCAGACCCGTCGTGGCTGGTCAACTCGAGCCTCGCGATGCCCACGATCGCGCTGTTCGTGACGTGGAAGGGACTCGGGTTCTACATCCTCCTCTACCTCGCGGCGCTGCAGAACGTGCCGAAGGAGCTGTACGAATCCGCCGCGATGGACGGCGGCGGCCGCATCCGGCAGTTCTTCTCGGTCACCGTGCCCGGCGTCCGCTCAGCGACCTTCCTGGTCCTGCTGCTGGCGACCATCACCGGGGCGAACCTGTTCACCGAGCCCTACCTGCTGACCGGCGGTGGCGGGCCCAACGGAGCCTCGACCTCCCCGGTCCTGCTGATGTACCAGAAGGGCATCGAGCAGGGCAATCCTGACGTGGCCTCGGCGATCGGCGTCATCCTCATCCTGCTCGTCCTGCTCATCGCGTGGGTCCAGCGCAAGCTCGTGGGAAGTGACGAGTCATGA
- a CDS encoding LacI family DNA-binding transcriptional regulator, protein MPADPRPTIADVARHAGVSKGLVSFALNDRPGVSRESRERILHVAEELGWTPSLRARALSTGRSFACGLVIGRSADVIAADPFFPAFIAGMEDVFSVSGQVLVLAVATPGRHEAETYRGLAKDRRVDGVILTDLRAGDERVALVAELGLDAVTLGVPDQPSPFSSISVDDGAGIRRAVDHLVTLGHRRIAHVAGPEEMLHSRRRAIAFQDAADAAGIGSQTIPTDFSAAEGAAATRRLLEQSERPTAIVYSNDLMAVAGLGVAQRTGLRVPEDLSLTGFDDAELGRHLHPSLTTVATEARQWGSAAARTLLAALEGADPQHLTLPDPTLIIRESTGPAFP, encoded by the coding sequence ATGCCCGCCGACCCGCGCCCGACGATCGCGGATGTCGCGCGCCATGCGGGTGTGAGCAAGGGCCTCGTCTCCTTCGCCCTCAACGACCGGCCGGGGGTCTCGCGCGAGAGCCGCGAGCGCATCCTCCACGTCGCCGAGGAACTCGGCTGGACGCCCAGCCTCCGGGCGCGTGCCCTGAGCACCGGCCGCTCCTTCGCGTGCGGCCTGGTGATCGGGCGAAGCGCGGATGTCATCGCCGCCGACCCCTTCTTCCCCGCGTTCATCGCCGGAATGGAGGACGTCTTCTCGGTGTCCGGTCAGGTGCTGGTGCTGGCCGTCGCGACACCGGGTCGACACGAGGCAGAGACGTATCGCGGGCTCGCGAAGGACCGGCGCGTGGACGGCGTGATCCTCACCGATCTGCGGGCAGGCGACGAAAGGGTGGCGCTCGTGGCCGAGCTCGGGCTCGACGCGGTCACGCTCGGTGTTCCCGATCAGCCGAGTCCCTTCTCCTCCATCTCCGTCGACGACGGCGCGGGCATCCGGCGTGCGGTCGACCACCTCGTAACGTTGGGCCATCGGCGGATCGCCCATGTCGCCGGCCCGGAGGAGATGCTGCACTCCCGTCGTCGCGCGATCGCGTTCCAGGATGCCGCGGATGCCGCGGGCATCGGATCCCAGACGATTCCCACCGACTTCAGCGCCGCCGAAGGAGCCGCCGCGACGCGCCGCCTGTTGGAGCAGAGCGAGCGACCCACCGCCATCGTCTACTCCAACGACCTCATGGCGGTCGCGGGACTGGGTGTCGCGCAGCGGACGGGTCTGCGCGTCCCCGAGGACCTCTCGCTCACCGGGTTCGATGACGCCGAGCTCGGCCGGCACCTGCACCCCTCGCTCACCACCGTCGCCACGGAGGCCAGACAGTGGGGCTCGGCGGCGGCGCGCACACTGCTGGCCGCGCTCGAAGGTGCCGACCCGCAGCATCTGACCCTTCCCGACCCCACCCTGATCATCCGCGAGTCGACCGGACCCGCCTTCCCCTGA
- a CDS encoding extracellular solute-binding protein — protein MRRRILLTAGAVAGVLTLTACGGGGGGGDAGLDSHGDITIWYSNNEQEIAWGKQMVEAWNADHPDEQIKAQEIPAGASSEETIGAAITAGNAPCLIFNTSPAAVPLFQKQGGLVDLSDFEDGDDYITARSGEIADQYRSEDGDFYQMPWKSNPVMIFYNKTMFAAAGLDPENPALSTYDEFLATSKTLKDAGVAQYAINPAPTSEFFQSWFDFYPLYAAQTGGTQLVEDAKATFDSDDGKAVADFWATLYEDQLAGQEQYQGDAFADGYSAMAIVGPWAISVYGDDVDWGAVPVPTQDGTAPEDTWTFSDAKNVGMFTACENKGTAWDVLKFATSEEQDGAWLEETGQMPLRQNLTETYPDYFSANPAYEQFGDQASRTVEVPNVQNSVEIWQAFRDGYSESVIFGDTDVDTFLSDTATEVDDLAAGN, from the coding sequence ATGCGACGACGCATCCTTCTCACCGCCGGAGCAGTAGCCGGCGTCCTGACCCTCACCGCCTGCGGCGGCGGCGGGGGCGGGGGTGATGCCGGCTTGGACAGCCACGGCGACATCACGATCTGGTACTCCAACAACGAGCAGGAGATCGCCTGGGGCAAGCAGATGGTCGAGGCGTGGAACGCCGACCACCCCGACGAGCAGATCAAAGCGCAGGAGATCCCGGCCGGCGCATCCAGCGAAGAGACGATCGGCGCGGCGATCACCGCCGGAAACGCGCCGTGCCTGATTTTCAACACCTCGCCGGCAGCGGTGCCGCTGTTCCAGAAGCAGGGCGGGCTGGTCGACCTCTCCGATTTCGAGGACGGCGATGACTACATCACCGCCCGCAGCGGTGAGATCGCGGATCAGTACCGTTCCGAGGACGGCGACTTCTACCAGATGCCGTGGAAGTCCAACCCGGTCATGATCTTCTACAACAAGACGATGTTCGCAGCGGCCGGGCTCGATCCGGAGAACCCCGCGCTGTCGACCTACGACGAGTTCCTTGCGACGTCCAAGACGCTCAAGGATGCCGGGGTCGCGCAGTACGCGATCAACCCGGCGCCCACCAGCGAATTCTTCCAGTCGTGGTTCGACTTCTACCCGCTCTACGCGGCGCAGACCGGCGGGACCCAACTGGTCGAGGACGCGAAGGCGACCTTCGACAGCGATGACGGCAAGGCCGTCGCCGACTTCTGGGCGACGTTGTACGAGGATCAGCTGGCCGGGCAGGAGCAGTACCAGGGTGACGCCTTCGCGGACGGCTACTCCGCGATGGCCATCGTCGGCCCCTGGGCCATCTCGGTCTACGGCGACGACGTGGACTGGGGCGCGGTCCCCGTGCCCACCCAGGACGGCACCGCTCCCGAGGACACCTGGACCTTCAGCGACGCCAAGAACGTCGGCATGTTCACCGCCTGCGAGAACAAGGGCACCGCGTGGGACGTGCTGAAGTTCGCCACCAGCGAGGAGCAGGACGGGGCGTGGCTCGAAGAGACGGGCCAGATGCCGCTGCGCCAGAACCTGACCGAGACCTACCCCGACTACTTCTCGGCGAACCCGGCCTATGAGCAGTTCGGCGACCAGGCCTCGCGCACGGTGGAGGTGCCCAACGTGCAGAACTCGGTCGAGATCTGGCAGGCGTTCCGCGACGGCTACTCGGAGTCCGTCATCTTCGGCGACACGGACGTGGACACGTTCCTCTCCGACACGGCGACCGAGGTCGACGATCTCGCGGCGGGGAACTGA
- a CDS encoding dihydrolipoyl dehydrogenase family protein yields MSEREYDVIVIGAGAVGENVADRAVQGGMSTVIVEAELVGGECSYWACMPSKALLRSAAAVRAAQDVAGAAEAVTGQVDAAAVLRRRDGITHDWDDASQVKWLEGADIDLVRGHAEFTGIKKLRVTAGDGTVTDLSARHAIAVATGSAALLPDIPGLREIEPWTSRDATSAKAVPASLAIIGGGVVGAEMATAYAGLGAKVTLIVRSTLLQNMEPFAGELVEASLAKLGVTIRRGVDVTAAHRTDENAVLTLSDDSRVVAEQVLVAIGRTPRTGDLGLESIGLTPGDWLEVDDTMLVRGFDWLYAVGDVNHRALLTHQGKYQARAAGDVIAARAKGRPVDDAPWGAHVATADHEHVPQVTFTDPEVASIGLTEAAARAAGRSIRVLDYDLSWVAGASTYADHYEGTARAVVDEDRGVLIGATFVGPDVAELLHSATVAIVGEVPITRLWHAVPSYPTVSEVWLRWLEAYGRPD; encoded by the coding sequence ATGAGCGAACGCGAATACGACGTCATCGTGATCGGAGCCGGGGCGGTGGGCGAGAATGTCGCCGATCGTGCCGTGCAGGGCGGCATGTCGACGGTGATCGTCGAGGCCGAACTGGTCGGCGGTGAGTGCTCGTACTGGGCGTGCATGCCGTCCAAGGCGCTCCTGCGCAGCGCCGCAGCGGTGCGGGCAGCGCAGGATGTGGCGGGAGCAGCCGAGGCGGTGACCGGACAGGTGGACGCCGCCGCGGTGCTTCGCCGACGCGATGGCATCACCCACGACTGGGACGACGCGTCACAGGTGAAGTGGCTCGAGGGCGCGGACATCGACCTCGTCCGCGGTCACGCCGAGTTCACCGGTATCAAGAAGCTGCGCGTCACCGCTGGCGACGGCACGGTGACCGACCTCAGTGCCCGGCACGCGATCGCCGTGGCGACCGGCTCTGCCGCCCTGTTGCCGGACATCCCGGGGTTGCGCGAGATCGAGCCGTGGACCAGCCGCGATGCGACCAGCGCCAAAGCGGTCCCTGCATCGCTCGCGATCATCGGCGGCGGTGTCGTCGGAGCAGAGATGGCCACCGCGTACGCCGGGCTCGGCGCGAAGGTGACGTTGATCGTGCGCTCCACGCTCCTGCAGAACATGGAGCCGTTCGCCGGAGAACTCGTCGAGGCGTCCCTCGCGAAGCTCGGCGTGACGATCCGGCGCGGTGTCGATGTGACCGCCGCGCATCGCACCGACGAGAACGCCGTGCTCACGCTCTCCGACGACAGCCGGGTGGTGGCGGAGCAGGTGCTGGTCGCCATCGGACGAACCCCGCGCACCGGCGACCTGGGGCTCGAGAGCATCGGGCTGACACCAGGCGATTGGCTCGAGGTGGACGACACGATGCTGGTGCGGGGTTTCGACTGGCTCTACGCCGTCGGCGACGTCAACCACCGGGCGCTGCTGACCCACCAGGGCAAGTATCAGGCCCGCGCGGCCGGCGACGTCATCGCGGCACGCGCGAAGGGACGGCCGGTCGACGACGCCCCGTGGGGCGCGCACGTCGCGACCGCAGACCACGAGCACGTCCCTCAGGTCACCTTCACCGATCCCGAAGTGGCGTCGATCGGGCTCACGGAAGCTGCCGCCCGGGCGGCGGGGCGCAGCATCCGCGTCCTGGATTACGACCTGTCGTGGGTGGCGGGCGCCTCCACGTACGCCGACCACTACGAGGGCACGGCGCGCGCCGTCGTCGACGAGGACAGGGGCGTGCTGATCGGCGCCACCTTCGTCGGACCCGACGTCGCGGAACTGCTGCACTCGGCGACCGTGGCGATCGTGGGCGAGGTGCCGATCACGCGTCTGTGGCACGCGGTGCCGTCCTACCCAACCGTGAGCGAAGTGTGGCTGCGCTGGCTGGAGGCGTACGGCCGGCCCGACTGA
- a CDS encoding RDD family protein: MIWEIDDGARSVEGLDAAGRPDPGYAAALGLLPAPYARRAVATGIEVLVYLLLQLPVLLVAMPALVSVMGEQSPAASMTQRDDAVLVLVCALASSVLTTAFVLVQLILHGRKGVTLGKGLLGIRSVNVRTLERPGFWRGAVVRYLVLYGSFLVPLLGPLLVIALSPLWDTQRRGRGWPDLAGATWFVDIRRGLNPYDVKRMRIARKTVATDLRDERPELPSLATSEMERGPAPFIPATRSRGGVLGAHGVKAPVAPSVPPPAPAPSASATWAPPVLLDAPPASAPAAAARALAVAPAAASASPPPAYSLVLDAGDVIVLGGAGVLLGRAPAAAAGDLGVAMVAVADTTMSISKTHLAVLRRGREIVAVDRHSTNGSAIVRGGAEHRLVPGQPAIVHPGDTLTFGDRSATVRAD; encoded by the coding sequence GTGATCTGGGAGATCGACGACGGCGCGCGGTCGGTGGAGGGGCTGGATGCCGCCGGCCGACCGGACCCGGGATATGCCGCCGCGCTGGGCCTGCTGCCCGCGCCGTACGCGCGACGCGCGGTGGCGACGGGCATCGAGGTGCTCGTCTACCTGCTGCTGCAGCTGCCCGTGCTCCTGGTCGCGATGCCCGCATTGGTTTCCGTCATGGGTGAGCAGTCCCCGGCTGCATCGATGACCCAGCGGGACGATGCCGTGCTGGTGCTGGTGTGCGCGCTCGCCTCGAGTGTGCTGACGACGGCGTTCGTCCTCGTGCAGCTGATCCTGCACGGCCGCAAGGGCGTGACCCTCGGCAAGGGGCTGCTGGGCATCCGGTCGGTGAACGTGCGCACACTCGAGCGACCCGGGTTCTGGCGCGGAGCAGTGGTGCGCTACCTCGTGCTGTACGGGAGCTTCCTGGTTCCGCTGCTCGGCCCCCTGCTGGTGATCGCCCTCTCCCCGCTCTGGGACACGCAGCGTCGAGGCCGTGGCTGGCCCGACTTGGCCGGAGCGACCTGGTTCGTCGACATCAGGCGCGGACTGAACCCGTACGACGTCAAGCGGATGCGCATCGCCCGGAAGACCGTGGCCACCGACCTCCGCGACGAGCGTCCCGAGCTGCCGTCGCTGGCCACGTCGGAGATGGAACGCGGCCCCGCGCCCTTCATCCCGGCTACCCGCAGTCGCGGAGGGGTGCTCGGTGCCCATGGGGTGAAAGCGCCTGTCGCGCCGTCGGTCCCGCCTCCCGCGCCCGCCCCGTCGGCGTCGGCGACGTGGGCGCCGCCCGTGCTGCTGGACGCGCCACCGGCTTCTGCGCCGGCGGCCGCGGCTCGCGCGCTCGCCGTCGCGCCAGCCGCGGCATCCGCTTCCCCGCCTCCGGCGTACTCGCTCGTCCTGGACGCGGGCGACGTCATCGTCCTCGGCGGTGCCGGCGTCCTGCTCGGGCGCGCACCGGCGGCCGCCGCCGGCGACCTCGGCGTGGCGATGGTGGCTGTCGCGGACACCACGATGTCGATTTCGAAGACTCACCTCGCCGTCCTCCGCCGTGGCCGCGAGATCGTCGCGGTCGACCGGCACTCGACGAACGGCAGTGCGATCGTGCGCGGCGGAGCGGAGCACCGCCTCGTGCCCGGTCAGCCGGCGATCGTGCATCCAGGCGACACCCTCACGTTCGGCGATCGCTCCGCGACCGTGCGAGCCGATTGA